From a region of the Gossypium raimondii isolate GPD5lz chromosome 10, ASM2569854v1, whole genome shotgun sequence genome:
- the LOC105777441 gene encoding sphingosine kinase 2 isoform X3 has product MPIGMVPAGTGNGMVKSLLHAAGEPCCVSNAILAVIRGYKHSLDVATISQGKTRFFSVLMLAWGLIADIDIESEKYRWMGSARLDFYAIQRIFHLRHYNGRICFVPAPGFEDYGEPMSYHCKPTDEESPKQEESLKTQQHGYLGSDVKLEDMHWRTISGPFVSVWLHNVPWGSEDVMAAPNAKFSDGYLDLIMVKGLPKLALLSMMSNMNDGSHVESPYVTYIKVKAFILEPGTRVEDPTKEGIIDSDGEVIARGNVTYKGNQKPLMAYDKVQITVDQGLATLFAPK; this is encoded by the exons ATGCCTATAGGAATGGTTCCTGCCG GAACAGGAAATGGCATGGTTAAATCTTTGCTGCATGCAGCAGGTGAACCATGCTGCGTATCTAATGCCATTCTTGCTGTTATCCGAG GTTATAAACATTCGCTTGATGTAGCTACCATCTCGCAAGGGAAAACGAGGTTTTTTAGTGTCTTGATGCTTGCTTGGG gTCTGATAGCAGATATAGACATTGAATCCGAAAAATATAGGTGGATGGGGAGTGCTCGTCTCGATTTCTAC GCTATTCAACGAATATTTCATTTGAGGCACTACAATGGACGTATTTGTTTTGTGCCGGCCCCTGGCTTTGAAGATTATGGGGAGCCAATGAGTTATCATTGTAAACCTACTGATGAAGAAAGCCCAAAGCAAGAGGAGTCTTTGAAAACTCAACAGCATGGATACCTTGGGTCTGATGTTAAGTTGGAGGACATGCATTGGAGGACTATTAGTGGACCATTTGTTTCAGTCTGGCTCCATAATGTACCATGGGGAAGCGAAGATGTCATGGCTGCACCAAATGCAAAG TTTTCAGATGGTTATTTGGACTTGATTATGGTTAAGGGCTTGCCAAAATTAGCCTTGCTGTCAATGATGTCAAATATGAATGACGGGAGTCATGTCGAATCACCGTATGTTACATACATTAAG GTGAAGGCATTCATTTTGGAACCCGGTACCCGAGTTGAGGACCCAACGAAGGAAGGGATCATAGACTCGGATGGTGAAGTCATCGCAAGGGGAAACGTAACGTACAAGGGTAATCAAAAGCCACTTATGGCCTATGATAAGGTTCAAATAACTGTGGATCAAGGTTTGGCTACTCTCTTTGCACCTAAATAG
- the LOC105776737 gene encoding vacuolar protein sorting-associated protein 28 homolog 2 — MEVKLWNDKREREMYENFAELYAIIKATEKLEKAYVRDIISSSEYETECQKLIAHFKTLAFTLKDTVPSIERFADTYKMDCPAAINRLVTSGVPATVEHRAAAATSATNSAAIVAECVQNFITAMDSLKLNMVAVDQVHPLLSDLSASLNKLGILPPDFEGKMKMKEWISRLSKMGAADELTEQQARQLHFDLESSYNSFMAALPSACT; from the coding sequence ATGGAGGTTAAGCTATGGAATGACAAGCGCGAAAGAGAAATGTATGAGAATTTTGCAGAGCTATATGCCATTATCAAAGCAACAGAGAAGCTTGAGAAGGCTTATGTAAGGGATATCATTTCATCATCCGAGTATGAAACCGAGTGCCAAAAGCTTATTGCCCATTTCAAAACCTTGGCTTTTACGCTCAAAGACACGGTCCCCAGCATTGAACGCTTTGCAGACACATATAAGATGGATTGCCCTGCTGCTATAAACCGACTTGTAACCTCTGGGGTGCCTGCTACCGTTGAGCACCGAGCTGCAGCCGCCACATCTGCTACTAACTCGGCTGCCATTGTGGCTGAATGCGTGCAGAATTTTATCACTGCCATGGACTCGTTGAAGCTCAATATGGTGGCAGTTGATCAGGTGCATCCTTTGTTGTCTGACCTCTCCGCATCTCTCAATAAGCTTGGCATTTTGCCACCTGATTTCGAGgggaagatgaagatgaaggaatGGATTTCACGGTTGTCGAAAATGGGCGCGGCTGACGAGCTAACGGAACAGCAAGCTAGGCAGCTCCACTTTGACTTGGAATCTTCATACAATTCCTTTATGGCTGCTTTGCCTAGTGCCTGTACTTGA
- the LOC105776734 gene encoding B3 domain-containing protein Os07g0563300, with amino-acid sequence MTSTSVATSSSRICFNSVCNDLKSERPRKGWQLRTGELAELCDRCASIYDEGRFCDAFHLNASGWRTCESCGKRVHCGCIVSAYAFALLDAGGILCIACSRKNAVLGPNSSWPPSLLFNSSLPERFKDCSAKGWSQLTGSGPAPWRQAPGLFNSSTSQPELHSRVPYEVDLSTGIDRLNVSERLSIPSLEKKKNEDFPERLMNGPLKPSAHDIHENGNTGINCEEQHTSCLTKPQLPSLKEDSSNPPFGLAVPYTSIDEANGQMGVSGTHLRPNPQPSLAKQFHSNPHNGLDSSGETQMRNGRPRADGRGRNQLFPRYWPRFTDQDLQQISADSNSIITPLFEKMLSASDAGRIGRLVLPKKCAEAYFPPISQPEGLPLKVQDSKGKEWIFQFRFWPNNNSRMYVLEGVTPCIQNMQLQAGDVVTFSRLEPGGKLVMGFRKASAASASEQENEAKNSNGVSTHGDAELADPSSWSKVDKSGYIAKEALGTKVAVPRKRKNSVLGSKSKRLRIDNEDMIELKLTWEEAQGLLRPPPNHVANVVSIEGFEFEEYEDAPVLGKPTIFATDKSGEKIQWAQCEDCFKWRRLPSDVLLPSKWTCSSNSWDPERSSCSATQELTAEELENLLPHCNLAASKKMKAAKQESENVDALEGLDTLANLAILGEGDVLPASQATTKHPRHRPGCSCIVCIQPPSGKGPKHKQTCTCNVCQTVKRRFRTLMLRREKKQSQKEADATRKKQQPSLPDKVVGDEPLPCTTSAGNSSLNPEKVVSENLDDDTNRLKSSSSPFKGQIDLNIQPEREEELSPGSDSGGTMRLLQDATDKYHRQQSILSSSGNSNIEVTQTQPGSGTELGKINSSIDLRASHRDADMDHPAIFPIKTFAPTSATG; translated from the exons ATGACGTCGACTTCGGTAGCAACTTCGTCTTCTAGGATTTGCTTCAATTCAGTCTGTAACGATTTGAAATCGGAAAGACCGAGGAAAGGATGGCAGTTGCGAACGGGAGAGTTGGCTGAGCTCTGTGATCGATGCGC TTCTATTTACGATGAGGGAAGATTTTGCGATGCTTTTCACTTGAATGCTTCTGGTTGGAGAACCTGCGAGTCATGTGGGAAG CGGGTTCATTGCGGATGCATTGTATCAGCATATGCATTTGCTTTGTTGGATGCTGGAGGAATTCTATGCATAGCTTGTTCGAGGAAAAATGCTGTCTTG GGACCAAATTCTTCATGGCCACCTTCTTTGCTTTTCAATTCATCTTTGCCTGAGAGGTTCAAAGATTGTTCTGCTAAAGGTTGGAGTCAGCTAACTGGTTCGGGTCCTGCACCTTGGCGGCAAGCGCCTGGTTTATTCAATTCATCAACTTCTCAGCCTGAGTTGCATTCTAGAGTGCCCTATGAAGTTGACTTATCCACTGGCATTGACAGATTAAATGTTTCAGAAAGATTATCTATTCCTTCccttgaaaagaagaaaaatgaagactTTCCCGAAAGGTTAATGAATGGACCTTTGAAGCCTTCTGCACATGATATACATGAGAATGGAAATACAG GGATCAATTGTGAGGAGCAGCATACTTCTTGTTTGACCAAACCTCAGCTGCCTTCTCTGAAGGAGGACTCATCTAATCCTCCATTTGGTTTAGCTGTACCGTACACATCTATAGATGAAGCAAATGGTCAAATGGGGGTTTCTGGCACTCATTTGCGACCAAACCCCCAACCTTCACTTGCCAAGCAATTTCATAGTAATCCACATAATGGGCTTGACTCTTCAGGTGAAACTCAGATGCGTAATGGGAGGCCTCGAGCAGATGGCCGTGGAAGGAATCAGTTATTTCCTCGTTATTGGCCTAGGTTTACCGACCAAGACCTGCAGCAAATATCTGCCGA TTCAAATTCTATAATCACTCCTTTGTTTGAGAAAATGTTGAGTGCCAGTGATGCTGGGCGTATCGGACGTTTAGTGCTGCCAAAAAAATGTGCAGAG GCATATTTCCCACCAATATCTCAGCCAGAAGGATTACCGCTGAAAGTCCAGGATtcaaaaggaaaggaatggATATTTCAATTCCGCTTCTGGCCCAACAATAATAGCAGAATGTATGTTTTAGAGGGTGTTACTCCTTGCATACAGAACATGCAATTGCAGGCTGGTGACGTAG TAACATTTAGTCGTCTTGAACCCGGAGGGAAGTTGGTCATGGGTTTCAGAAAGGCTTCAGCTGCTTCAGCATCTGAGCAG GAAAATGAAGCCAAAAATAGTAATGGAGTTTCTACCCATGGAGAT GCTGAACTGGCAGATCCCAGCTCATGGTCAAAAGTTGATAAGTCCGGATACATAGCAAAGGAAGCATTAGGAACCAAAGTAGCAGTTCCCAGAAAGAGGAAGAATAGTGTGCTGGGTTCAAAGAGTAAGCGACTGAGAATTGATAATGAAGACATGATAGAGCTGAAACTAACATGGGAAGAAGCTCAAGGGCTGCTCCGTCCCCCACCTAATCATGTAGCCAATGTTGTTTCGATTGAAGGTTTTGAGTTTGAAGAATATGAG GATGCGCCTGTTTTAGGGAAGCCTACAATATTTGCAACTGATAAGTCGGG GGAAAAGATCCAGTGGGCTCAGTGTGAAGATTGTTTTAAGTGGCGTAGATTGCCTTCCGATGTTCTTCTTCCTTCCAAGTGGACCTGTTCCAGTAACTCATGGGATCCTGAAAG ATCATCTTGTTCGGCCACTCAAGAATTGACTGCAGAAGAGCTGGAAAATCTGCTGCCACACTGTAATCTAG CTGCTTCTAAGAAAATGAAGGCTGCTAAACAGGAATCTGAAAATGTAGATGCTTTAGAGGGGTTGGATACTCTTGCCAACCTAGCTATCTTGGGAGAGGGAGACGTTCTCCCTGCTTCTCAGGCCACCACAAAGCATCCCCGGCATAGACCTGGCTGCTCATGTATCGTATGCATTCAACCCCCGAGTGGGAAAGGCCCCAAACACAAGCAGACATGTACATGTAATGTCTGCCAAACAGTAAAGAGACGCTTCCGCACCCTAATGCTGCGGCGTGAGAAGAAACAATCGCAAAAAGAAGCAGACGCTACACGCAAGAAGCAGCAGCCTTCATTGCCCGATAAAGTAGTGGGCGATGAGCCTCTCCCTTGCACTACTAGTGCGGGAAACAGCAGCCTGAATCCGGAAAAGGTTGTCAGCGAGAATTTGGATGATGATACTAACAGGTTAAAGTCCTCGAGTTCACCCTTTAAAGGCCAAATTGACTTGAATATCCAGCCGGAGCGAGAAGAAGAGCTCTCACCTGGTTCAGATTCCGGCGGCACGATGAGATTGCTTCAAGATGCCACCGACAAATACCATAGGCAGCAAAGTATTTTGAGCTCTAGTGGCAACAGTAACATAGAAGTTACTCAGACGCAACCTGGCAGCGGAACGGAATTAGGAAAAATCAACAGTAGCATCGATCTTAGAGCCAGTCATCGAGATGCTGACATGGACCATCCAGCAATTTTCCCTATTAAAACGTTTGCACCCACATCAGCCACCGGTTAG
- the LOC105777441 gene encoding sphingosine kinase 1 isoform X1 yields the protein MDQGGQLDNLSPILSDQVLVNGTAVPLTLTGDGKLRFLGKRQRCLTLEKEVLGFAVEEGSRIRIKAVVEEREGICCCGNRGDLVRESFVFEPLSEDSLALWSQKLRDYIDSLGRPKRLLIFLNPFGGKKSATKIFSEDVKPYLEDADIQITVIETKHQLHAKEVAKTMDLSKYDGIVCVSGDGILVEVVNGLLEREDWSAAINMPIGMVPAGTGNGMVKSLLHAAGEPCCVSNAILAVIRGYKHSLDVATISQGKTRFFSVLMLAWGLIADIDIESEKYRWMGSARLDFYAIQRIFHLRHYNGRICFVPAPGFEDYGEPMSYHCKPTDEESPKQEESLKTQQHGYLGSDVKLEDMHWRTISGPFVSVWLHNVPWGSEDVMAAPNAKFSDGYLDLIMVKGLPKLALLSMMSNMNDGSHVESPYVTYIKVKAFILEPGTRVEDPTKEGIIDSDGEVIARGNVTYKGNQKPLMAYDKVQITVDQGLATLFAPK from the exons ATGGATCAAGGCGGTCAGCTCGATAACCTCTCCCCTATACTATCGGACCAAGTCCTAGTCAACGGCACTGCCGTCCCTCTCACGCTCACCGGCGACGGGAAGCTCCGGTTTTTAGGTAAACGTCAACGGTGCTTGACCTTGGAGAAGGAGGTACTCGGATTCGCTGTGGAAGAAGGTTCCAGAATCCGAATCAAGGCCGTCGTGGAAGAGAGAGAAGGAATCTGCTGTTGCGGGAACAGGGGAGATTTGGTGAGGGAGAGCTTTGTGTTCGAGCCTCTATCAGAAGATTCACTCGCACTCTGGTCTCAGAAGCTTAGGGATTACATTGATTCTCTAg GTCGACCAAAgagattattaatatttttgaatccATTCGGAGGAAAAAAATCCGCCACTAAAATTTTCTCAGAAGATGTAAAACCTTACCTTGAAGATGCTGATATTCAAATCACCGTCATAG AAACTAAGCATCAGCTGCATGCAAAAGAAGTCGCCAAAACTATGGATTTATCAAAATATGATGGTATTGTCTGTGTTAGTGGAGATGGGATTCTTGTTGAG GTGGTAAATGGACTGCTTGAAAGAGAAGATTGGAGTGCTGCAATAAACATGCCTATAGGAATGGTTCCTGCCG GAACAGGAAATGGCATGGTTAAATCTTTGCTGCATGCAGCAGGTGAACCATGCTGCGTATCTAATGCCATTCTTGCTGTTATCCGAG GTTATAAACATTCGCTTGATGTAGCTACCATCTCGCAAGGGAAAACGAGGTTTTTTAGTGTCTTGATGCTTGCTTGGG gTCTGATAGCAGATATAGACATTGAATCCGAAAAATATAGGTGGATGGGGAGTGCTCGTCTCGATTTCTAC GCTATTCAACGAATATTTCATTTGAGGCACTACAATGGACGTATTTGTTTTGTGCCGGCCCCTGGCTTTGAAGATTATGGGGAGCCAATGAGTTATCATTGTAAACCTACTGATGAAGAAAGCCCAAAGCAAGAGGAGTCTTTGAAAACTCAACAGCATGGATACCTTGGGTCTGATGTTAAGTTGGAGGACATGCATTGGAGGACTATTAGTGGACCATTTGTTTCAGTCTGGCTCCATAATGTACCATGGGGAAGCGAAGATGTCATGGCTGCACCAAATGCAAAG TTTTCAGATGGTTATTTGGACTTGATTATGGTTAAGGGCTTGCCAAAATTAGCCTTGCTGTCAATGATGTCAAATATGAATGACGGGAGTCATGTCGAATCACCGTATGTTACATACATTAAG GTGAAGGCATTCATTTTGGAACCCGGTACCCGAGTTGAGGACCCAACGAAGGAAGGGATCATAGACTCGGATGGTGAAGTCATCGCAAGGGGAAACGTAACGTACAAGGGTAATCAAAAGCCACTTATGGCCTATGATAAGGTTCAAATAACTGTGGATCAAGGTTTGGCTACTCTCTTTGCACCTAAATAG
- the LOC105776735 gene encoding syntaxin-124 produces the protein MNDLISSSFKKYTDLKEQAYLDEMEAGTESVNLDKFFEDVENVKEDMKGVERLYKALQEANEECKTAHNAKMMKQLRSRMDTDVEQVLKRVKIIKGKLEALEKSNAVSRNTPGCGPGSSADRTRTSVVSGLGKKLKDMMDNFQVLRAKMQSEYKETVERRYFTITGEKPDEDTIENLISSGESESFLQRAIQEQGRGQIMDTISEIQERHDAVKEIEKNLIELHQIFLDMAALVEAQGQQLNDIESHVAHASSFVRRGTEQLQEAREHQKNSRKWMCIAILAAILLIIVILIPLLPTIITLIQKKKM, from the coding sequence ATGAATGACTTAATCTCGAGTTCGTTCAAGAAATACACGGACCTGAAAGAACAGGCTTACCTGGACGAAATGGAGGCCGGAACCGAGAGTGTAAACCTCGATAAATTCTTTGAAGATGTTGAGAATGTAAAGGAAGATATGAAAGGTGTTGAAAGGTTGTACAAGGCGTTGCAAGAGGCTAATGAAGAATGCAAGACCGCTCATAATGCGAAAATGATGAAACAACTTCGTTCGCGAATGGATACCGATGTCGAACAGGTGCTTAAACGGGTGAAGATCATTAAAGGAAAGCTCGAAGCGTTGGAAAAGTCGAATGCGGTGAGTCGGAACACTCCAGGTTGTGGCCCTGGTTCGTCTGCGGATAGGACTAGGACATCGGTGGTTAGTGGGTTGGGAAAGAAACTGAAAGATATGATGGATAATTTTCAAGTGTTAAGAGCAAAGATGCAATCGGAGTATAAAGAAACGGTGGAACGTAGATATTTTACCATTACTGGGGAAAAACCCGATGAGGACACGATCGAGAACTTGATCTCGAGTGGAGAAAGCGAGAGTTTTCTCCAAAGGGCTATTCAAGAACAAGGAAGGGGTCAGATTATGGACACCATTTCTGAAATACAAGAAAGGCATGATGCTGTTAAGGAGATAGAGAAGAACCTGATTGAACTCCATCAGATATTCTTGGACATGGCGGCACTCGTTGAAGCTCAAGGTCAACAACTCAACGACATCGAAAGCCACGTTGCGCATGCGAGCTCCTTTGTAAGAAGAGGGACCGAACAACTTCAAGAAGCTAGGGAACATCAAAAGAACTCCAGGAAATGGATGTGTATAGCAATACTTGCTGCAATTTTGCTCATTATAGTCATCCTCATACCACTCTTGCCAACAATTATAACTCTAATTCAAAAGAAGAAGATGTAA
- the LOC105777441 gene encoding sphingosine kinase 1 isoform X2 — translation MDQGGQLDNLSPILSDQVLVNGTAVPLTLTGDGKLRFLGKRQRCLTLEKEVLGFAVEEGSRIRIKAVVEEREGICCCGNRGDLVRESFVFEPLSEDSLALWSQKLRDYIDSLGRPKRLLIFLNPFGGKKSATKIFSEDVKPYLEDADIQITVIGTGNGMVKSLLHAAGEPCCVSNAILAVIRGYKHSLDVATISQGKTRFFSVLMLAWGLIADIDIESEKYRWMGSARLDFYAIQRIFHLRHYNGRICFVPAPGFEDYGEPMSYHCKPTDEESPKQEESLKTQQHGYLGSDVKLEDMHWRTISGPFVSVWLHNVPWGSEDVMAAPNAKFSDGYLDLIMVKGLPKLALLSMMSNMNDGSHVESPYVTYIKVKAFILEPGTRVEDPTKEGIIDSDGEVIARGNVTYKGNQKPLMAYDKVQITVDQGLATLFAPK, via the exons ATGGATCAAGGCGGTCAGCTCGATAACCTCTCCCCTATACTATCGGACCAAGTCCTAGTCAACGGCACTGCCGTCCCTCTCACGCTCACCGGCGACGGGAAGCTCCGGTTTTTAGGTAAACGTCAACGGTGCTTGACCTTGGAGAAGGAGGTACTCGGATTCGCTGTGGAAGAAGGTTCCAGAATCCGAATCAAGGCCGTCGTGGAAGAGAGAGAAGGAATCTGCTGTTGCGGGAACAGGGGAGATTTGGTGAGGGAGAGCTTTGTGTTCGAGCCTCTATCAGAAGATTCACTCGCACTCTGGTCTCAGAAGCTTAGGGATTACATTGATTCTCTAg GTCGACCAAAgagattattaatatttttgaatccATTCGGAGGAAAAAAATCCGCCACTAAAATTTTCTCAGAAGATGTAAAACCTTACCTTGAAGATGCTGATATTCAAATCACCGTCATAG GAACAGGAAATGGCATGGTTAAATCTTTGCTGCATGCAGCAGGTGAACCATGCTGCGTATCTAATGCCATTCTTGCTGTTATCCGAG GTTATAAACATTCGCTTGATGTAGCTACCATCTCGCAAGGGAAAACGAGGTTTTTTAGTGTCTTGATGCTTGCTTGGG gTCTGATAGCAGATATAGACATTGAATCCGAAAAATATAGGTGGATGGGGAGTGCTCGTCTCGATTTCTAC GCTATTCAACGAATATTTCATTTGAGGCACTACAATGGACGTATTTGTTTTGTGCCGGCCCCTGGCTTTGAAGATTATGGGGAGCCAATGAGTTATCATTGTAAACCTACTGATGAAGAAAGCCCAAAGCAAGAGGAGTCTTTGAAAACTCAACAGCATGGATACCTTGGGTCTGATGTTAAGTTGGAGGACATGCATTGGAGGACTATTAGTGGACCATTTGTTTCAGTCTGGCTCCATAATGTACCATGGGGAAGCGAAGATGTCATGGCTGCACCAAATGCAAAG TTTTCAGATGGTTATTTGGACTTGATTATGGTTAAGGGCTTGCCAAAATTAGCCTTGCTGTCAATGATGTCAAATATGAATGACGGGAGTCATGTCGAATCACCGTATGTTACATACATTAAG GTGAAGGCATTCATTTTGGAACCCGGTACCCGAGTTGAGGACCCAACGAAGGAAGGGATCATAGACTCGGATGGTGAAGTCATCGCAAGGGGAAACGTAACGTACAAGGGTAATCAAAAGCCACTTATGGCCTATGATAAGGTTCAAATAACTGTGGATCAAGGTTTGGCTACTCTCTTTGCACCTAAATAG